Part of the Dehalococcoidia bacterium genome is shown below.
TGATGTAGTTGTTATAGGTGCTGGTCCCGCAGGAGCTCGCACTGCAGAACGCTTGGCGTCTATGGGCTATCAGGCTTTGCTATTAGAGCGTGAAAAAGTGATTGGTGAGCCAGTGCATTGCACCGGAGTTGTTTCAACCGAATGCTTCGAGCGTTACGAGCTACCAGAAGAGTTAATTCTTCGAAAAATTAACTCCTTTGTACTTCGCTCTCCTAGTGGCCGAGCCGTTCAAATTAAAAGAAAGCAAACGCAAGCGTATGTACTCGATCGAGTAGAGTTGGATCAAGAGCTCGTCAATCGCGCAGTTCGTTCAGGTGTAAGCCTATATACCGAAATGGATGTTCGTGATGTTTCTTGGGAAGATGGCAAAGCACAAATCTCTTGCAAAATTGGATCAAAAGAGTACCAAATTCAGTCAAAAATAGCGGTTGTTGCGACTGGCTACGGATCACCTTTATCTAGAAAACTTGGGTTAAGTCAATTTGATTCGTACGTAAGTGGATCTCAGGTTATTGTAGATGCAAAAGGAATAGATGAAGTTGAAGTTTTTACCGGTTCTTCATTAGGCAAAGGTGGTTTTGGCTGGATAGTCCCTTGGCGTGAAAATAAGGCATTGGTTGGTTTGCTAACAAGAGAACACACGGTTTCGTATATGCATGCACTAATAAATAAATTGCAAGATCAAGGAAGAATAGGTTCTATTCTCAAGACCTATAGAACGAGAGCTATTCCTGTCGGAATCCCTCGCAAATCTGTGATAGATGGAATACTAGCTGTGGGGGATATTGTGTCACAAGCCAAGCCAACTAGTGGTGGAGGGATTCACTATGGAATGATGGCTGCTGATTTAGCTAGTACTACTATCAGTGATGCGCTAATTCAGGGAGATTTCTCAGCGCAAGCTTTGATGCCTTATCAAGAGCAATGGCATGCAGT
Proteins encoded:
- a CDS encoding NAD(P)/FAD-dependent oxidoreductase; the encoded protein is MMDIPVSSDVVVIGAGPAGARTAERLASMGYQALLLEREKVIGEPVHCTGVVSTECFERYELPEELILRKINSFVLRSPSGRAVQIKRKQTQAYVLDRVELDQELVNRAVRSGVSLYTEMDVRDVSWEDGKAQISCKIGSKEYQIQSKIAVVATGYGSPLSRKLGLSQFDSYVSGSQVIVDAKGIDEVEVFTGSSLGKGGFGWIVPWRENKALVGLLTREHTVSYMHALINKLQDQGRIGSILKTYRTRAIPVGIPRKSVIDGILAVGDIVSQAKPTSGGGIHYGMMAADLASTTISDALIQGDFSAQALMPYQEQWHAVLEHELNQGVKLRELIEQLPDIVIEQLHRLLSIPGAKRLLSSSTFDWHSSSLTQVLEKLQFRRRNFSND